Sequence from the Nocardia cyriacigeorgica GUH-2 genome:
GCCGGCTCGGCCGGCGGCTGTATGGGTGGTGTCTGTGGACGAATGGAACGTGGTCGACCTGCTACCCGTCGCCGCGCCGGCGTTGTACCCCCCCGTTGGCATACTGCGGCCCTTTCGTGAATCGGAGTAGTGACGGTAGCCGCCTTTCGCCGAACGCGCCATGTCGCAACTAATTCCGCGAGTTTCGACCGGACGACCAGCGCGGGCGTGCCTAGCTGCCCGCGATCAGGCCTCGAAAATCTCGAGCAAGTCCATCACTCCGGATTCGAATGACCGGCCGCAGTTTATGAGTTTCCTCACACACCATCCGGTGGACGACTTCGGTGTTTGCCGCCTGGTGCCGGTCTCGGGGTCGCGGCGCTGCCGTTCTTGTTGTTCGCGTCCTATATATGCCCCGGCCGGTCCTCGGTCGCCGGCGGCCACTCGTCCGCAAGTCGTCCGATCTGCCGGGCCTGCTGCGCCGCGCCTCGGCGGATCTGCCCCGTGGCTGCCCGCGTCTTCGCCCGTGCCGGCTCGGCGGCAACACCCGGCGGGGCTGGTCCTGGCGCGGGCGCGTAACCCGGCCGGCTACCTCGCCATGCCCGCCGAGCGGCACGGAACCGGGTGCAGCGGACGGATTCACCCCGGAAACACCTCGGGCGCCCGATGCTGAACCGGACGCCCGTGCGGTGCCCCCACCAGGGCTCGAACCTGGGACCTGCGGATTAAAAGTCCGTAGCTCTACCAACTGAGCTATAGGGGCGCGGTTGGCAAGTGTAATGGGCAAGCCTGGTTTCTCGTAACCGGGGCCGGTGGTGAGTCGCCGGGGGCGGGGCAGGGCGGCTCGGGGGTGGTGGTGCGGCTGGTGGGCGGGGTTGGTGTCGCGGGGGGTTGCGGGGGTCGGTAAGGGCGGCCTTGGCTGCCGTTCGAGGGTCGGGATATCATTCAAACATGTTGCATACCAAGGAGTTTGGATATCCGCGTGCGCTGGGCGGTCGATGTCGGCGGCGGTGCCGGGTGTAATGGATTCCGGGTACGGAACACGGTAGCCGAATTCGTCAACGACGCTGTGTCGCTTGCCGATTCGGTGTGCGCCGGTCCATCCTAGTTGTTGCGTGATGTTAGCTGTGGCCGGTGCCGGCCGGTCCGGCAACCTCACTCTTACGGTTTGCCGCGTGTCGGGTGACAATTCCGGGTACCGTGGCGAATCGGTGAATTCGGGGCTTCCCATGAGTTGACGCCGCCAGGAGGCAAATCGGGGACGACGGAAAGCGCGACGACGAAAAGGCCCGGATGCGCACCCCCTGCGGCGCACCCGGGCAGGAAAATTATACCAGTCGGTGTGTTTCGGGTTTCTCGCCTAGTTTTCGTACCAAAAGTCTGTATTCGGGGCGAAAACCCTGTTGTAAGTGTTGATAAAACTCATAACTTCGCGCCAATGGCCTGTTTCCATTCGGGCTCGCCTTGGCAGCGAAGGAGCCCGCCGGGGTGGAACCCCTTGGGCTCCATAAGGCTTCGGAGGCGTTTCGAAGATGGCACGGCAGCAAGAGCGGGCCCGCCGGACACGTGCGGCGATAATCAGGTCTGCCGCCGTTGAGTTCGGTAAGAGCGGCTACGCCGCCGCATCGCTCAACCGCATACTGGAAGGATCGCGAGCCACCAAGGGCGCCATGTACTTCCATTTCGATTCCAAGGAAGACCTGGCCCGAGCGGTCCTCGATACCGCACTGGATCGATACCGGTTCTCCGCCGATCGCTGGCTGGCGCGCACCGATCTCGGTCCGCTCGACGTCATGCACGGCATGCTCGACGAGATCGCGCTGCGGCTCGAGCACGACATCATCGTGCAGGCCGAGTTCCGGCTCATCATCGAGCCCGACTTCTACCGCGAGGTCCCCAACGGCGGCGGCCGCATCATCGCGCGCGCCACCCGCGCCCTCGCCGTGCGCGCCATCGAACAGGGGCAGCTGCGCGCCGACGCCGACCCCGACCGCTTCGCCCGCACCCTCGCGGCCGCGCTGGCCGGCCAGCGCTACTTCATCGACCTGTTCGGCAACGGCGTCGATCTGCGCTCGCGCTTCCAGGAGGCACTCGAGGTGGTGATCGAGTCCATGTCCACCCCGGAATGGGTGGAACGATTCCGCCGCGAGGGCTGGCGTGCGGGCGCTCGCCTGGAAGAGCTCGGTTTAGCGCTCTGACCAGCCGGTTTGGGAAACCTCGCAACCTTGTCATAAGCTATGCGAGCTCCCAACGGACAGCCGTTGTAAAGCCGGTCCGGAGAAATCCGGGACGAGCCCCCTTCGTCTAGCGGCCTAGGACGCCGCCCTTTCAAGGCGGTAGCGCGGGTTCGAATCCCGTAGGGGGTACAGTCTTCGGACTGTGAAGCAGTAGAGCAAGGCCCTGTGGCGCAGTTGGTTAGCGCGCCGCCCTGTCACGGCGGAGGTCGCGGGTTCGAGTCCCGTCAGGGTCGCAAGTAAACGCCGGAGCAATCCGGCGTTTCACGTATGGCATTCCGTTCGGGTGCCTGCGGCCAGGTAGCTCAGTTGGTACGAGCGTCCGCCTGAAAAGCGGAAGGTCGC
This genomic interval carries:
- a CDS encoding TetR/AcrR family transcriptional regulator, whose protein sequence is MARQQERARRTRAAIIRSAAVEFGKSGYAAASLNRILEGSRATKGAMYFHFDSKEDLARAVLDTALDRYRFSADRWLARTDLGPLDVMHGMLDEIALRLEHDIIVQAEFRLIIEPDFYREVPNGGGRIIARATRALAVRAIEQGQLRADADPDRFARTLAAALAGQRYFIDLFGNGVDLRSRFQEALEVVIESMSTPEWVERFRREGWRAGARLEELGLAL